The genomic region CTCGCGGCCCTCGGCCTGCCCGAGTCGGCGGGAGGCATCGGCGGCCTCGCCGAGATCGCCGTGGTCTGCGAGGAGTTGGGCAGGACGCTGGCACCGGTACCGCTGCTGTCCTCCACCGTGCTGGCCGGGCAGGTGCTGGCCGGCTGCGGTACGGCCGGCAAGGCGCTGGCCGAGCTCGCCGAGGGCACCGTGCATGCCCTGGCGGTGACCGCGCCCGACGGCAGGTGGCGGCCCGGCGCCGTGCCGGTGGCCGTCTCCTGGCAGGGCGGCGTCCCGCTGCTGGACGGCACAGCGCCGTTCGTCCTCGACGGCGCCGACGCCGAGGCGCTGGTGGTGGCCGCGGCCGGGGCCGACGGCGTGGACCTGTTCCTGGCCGACCCGCGCGAGGCCGGGGTCACGGTGCGCCGGGTTCCCACGCTGGACCTCAGCCGGGGTCAGGCCATCGTCGCCTTCTCCGGGGCCCGGGCCAGGGTGCTGACCGCCGGCGGCGAGGGCGCGGACATCGTCTCCCGCGCCCTGGACGTGGCCCTGATCGCCCTGGCCGCCGAGCAACTCGGCGGAGCACAGGCCGCGTTGGACATGACGGTGGCCCATGTACGCGACCGTACCCAGTTCGGCAGGGCGATCGGCGGCTTCCAGGCGGTCAAGCACGCCTGCGCCGACATGCTGCTCCAGGTCGAGGCCGCACGGTCGGCCGTGGTGCGCGCGGTCCTGGCGGACGGCTCACCGGGGGCACTGGCCGAGGCGGCGGCTGTGGCGCAGGCCTGGTGCGGCGAGGCGTTCGTCTCCGTCGCCGCCGAGTGCGTGCAGTTCCACGGCGGGATGGGCTTCACCTGGGAGCACGACGCGCACCTGTACTTCAGGCGCGCCCAGTCCGACGCCGTTCTGCTGGGCGGCGCCGCACATCATCGGGAACGGCTGGCCGCGCTGCTGGGCTGGTGACGTGGAAGGCGGGACGGCATGACCACCAGGCTCATCGACGAGTCCCTGTTCGAGAACGTCGAGAACAGGCAGTTCCACGACGGCGATCCACCGCGTCTCGTGGGCGCCCGCTGCTCCGCGTGCGGCACCGTCGTCTTCCCCCGGCAGGGCTCGTGTCCCCGGTGTTCGGACGGGACGATGTCCGCGCGGGTGCTGCCGGTGAGCGGGCGCGTGTGGTCGTGGACGCTCCAGGCGTTCGCGCCGAAACCGCCGTACCGGGCGCCGGCCGGCGGCCACCGGCCCTACCACGTGGGCTATGTGGACCTCGGTGAGGTGCTGGTCGAAGCGCGGCTGGCGGTGCCCCGCGCGCAGATCCGGATCGGGCTGCCGGTCCGGCTCACCACCGTGACC from Streptomyces chartreusis NRRL 3882 harbors:
- a CDS encoding Zn-ribbon domain-containing OB-fold protein; translated protein: MTTRLIDESLFENVENRQFHDGDPPRLVGARCSACGTVVFPRQGSCPRCSDGTMSARVLPVSGRVWSWTLQAFAPKPPYRAPAGGHRPYHVGYVDLGEVLVEARLAVPRAQIRIGLPVRLTTVTAYQDEDGTEVLTFAFAPDRDGER
- a CDS encoding acyl-CoA dehydrogenase family protein, whose protein sequence is MTSTVTDGAALSDAELEDLRETVRSVCADVGGTAAVRRLAEDAPGIDAELWDTLGRQVGLAALGLPESAGGIGGLAEIAVVCEELGRTLAPVPLLSSTVLAGQVLAGCGTAGKALAELAEGTVHALAVTAPDGRWRPGAVPVAVSWQGGVPLLDGTAPFVLDGADAEALVVAAAGADGVDLFLADPREAGVTVRRVPTLDLSRGQAIVAFSGARARVLTAGGEGADIVSRALDVALIALAAEQLGGAQAALDMTVAHVRDRTQFGRAIGGFQAVKHACADMLLQVEAARSAVVRAVLADGSPGALAEAAAVAQAWCGEAFVSVAAECVQFHGGMGFTWEHDAHLYFRRAQSDAVLLGGAAHHRERLAALLGW